In Sphingobium sp. Z007, one DNA window encodes the following:
- a CDS encoding NAD(P)-dependent oxidoreductase: MTGATGFVGAETLEQALSEGLRVNALTRRAQPPRAKLKWVHGSLEDSAALDTLVRDADAVIHIAGVVNAPDREGFEAGNARGTMAVVDAMRKRGIKRLIHVSSLAAREPGLSDYGWSKELAERQVKASGLDWTIVRPPAIYGPGDREMLELFRMAKRGVMLLPPGGRLSVIHVSDLAALLLALTQERENSLTRTYEVDDGTPGGWDHRDFGAAIGRAVGRTVRTFATPQWLLNVAARTDRMVRGRNAKLTPDRVDYFCHPDWVVGKRKQPPKRLWLPQVKTQDGLQATVAAYREKGWL; the protein is encoded by the coding sequence ATGACCGGTGCGACGGGCTTCGTCGGCGCCGAGACGCTGGAGCAGGCGTTGAGTGAGGGGTTGCGGGTCAATGCATTGACCCGCCGCGCGCAGCCACCGCGCGCGAAGCTGAAATGGGTGCATGGGTCGTTGGAGGATAGCGCGGCACTCGATACGCTGGTGCGCGACGCCGATGCGGTGATCCATATCGCCGGCGTCGTGAATGCGCCGGACCGCGAGGGGTTTGAGGCGGGCAATGCGCGCGGCACGATGGCGGTGGTCGATGCGATGCGGAAACGCGGGATCAAGCGGCTGATCCATGTCTCCTCGCTCGCGGCGCGGGAGCCGGGCCTGTCCGACTATGGATGGTCGAAGGAACTGGCCGAACGCCAAGTGAAGGCGAGCGGCCTTGATTGGACAATCGTGCGCCCACCCGCCATTTACGGGCCGGGCGACCGCGAGATGCTGGAACTGTTTCGCATGGCCAAGCGCGGCGTCATGCTGTTGCCGCCGGGCGGGCGGCTGTCGGTGATCCATGTGAGCGACCTGGCGGCGTTGCTGCTGGCGTTGACGCAGGAGCGCGAAAACAGCCTGACGCGCACCTACGAGGTGGACGACGGCACGCCAGGTGGCTGGGATCATCGCGATTTCGGGGCAGCGATCGGCCGGGCAGTGGGCCGCACGGTGCGGACCTTCGCCACGCCGCAATGGTTGCTGAACGTCGCGGCGCGGACCGACCGGATGGTGCGGGGCAGGAACGCGAAACTGACGCCGGATCGGGTCGATTATTTCTGCCATCCCGACTGGGTGGTGGGAAAGCGCAAGCAGCCGCCCAAACGGTTGTGGCTGCCGCA
- the proB gene encoding glutamate 5-kinase: MNALSGFPPALVRRLVVKIGSALLVDPAGAVRVDWLRTLVADVATRRAAGQQVIIVSSGAIALGARRLKLPKGGRGSLEDAQAAAATGQIALSQCWASLLDEKGITAAQMLVTLDDLENRRRYLNASATLERLMALHVVPVVNENDSVATAEIRFGDNDRLAARIGQAARADAVVLLSDVDGLYTANPHADASAMLIETIETIDARIAAMADDGSASGMGSGGMVSKIQAARIATGAGAHLAIISGKVDAPLSHWANGGKGSIFLAAQGKGARKGWLAGRLTTRGRIIVDAGAEKALGKGNSLLPAGVASVEGVFDRGDVVDIVAQDGRVIARGLIEYDSEAAAKIAGKRSDDIAALLGEMPRSVLVHRDHMAMV, encoded by the coding sequence ATGAACGCCCTTTCCGGTTTCCCCCCTGCCCTGGTCCGTCGCCTGGTCGTCAAGATCGGGTCGGCCTTGCTGGTCGATCCCGCGGGTGCGGTGCGGGTGGACTGGTTGCGCACGCTGGTCGCAGATGTCGCGACGCGGCGCGCGGCGGGGCAGCAGGTCATCATCGTGTCTTCCGGCGCGATCGCACTCGGTGCACGGCGCTTGAAATTGCCCAAGGGCGGTCGCGGCAGTCTAGAGGATGCGCAGGCGGCGGCTGCCACTGGTCAGATCGCGCTGTCGCAATGCTGGGCCAGCCTGCTGGACGAGAAAGGCATTACCGCCGCGCAGATGCTGGTGACGCTGGACGATCTGGAAAATCGCCGCCGCTACCTCAATGCCTCGGCGACGCTGGAACGGTTGATGGCGTTGCATGTCGTGCCGGTGGTCAATGAGAATGACAGCGTGGCGACCGCCGAAATCCGCTTCGGCGACAATGACCGGCTGGCGGCGCGCATCGGACAGGCGGCACGGGCTGACGCGGTTGTGCTGCTTTCCGATGTTGACGGGCTTTACACCGCCAACCCGCACGCCGATGCGAGCGCCATGCTGATTGAAACGATAGAGACGATCGACGCGCGGATCGCGGCGATGGCGGATGACGGGTCGGCGTCCGGCATGGGATCGGGCGGCATGGTGTCGAAAATACAGGCGGCGCGGATCGCGACCGGCGCGGGCGCGCATCTGGCGATCATTTCGGGCAAGGTCGATGCGCCGCTGTCGCACTGGGCCAATGGCGGCAAGGGGTCGATTTTCCTCGCGGCGCAGGGCAAGGGTGCGCGCAAGGGGTGGCTGGCCGGGCGGCTGACCACGCGCGGGCGGATCATTGTGGACGCGGGCGCGGAAAAGGCGCTGGGCAAGGGCAACAGCCTGCTGCCCGCCGGGGTCGCCAGTGTCGAGGGGGTGTTCGATCGGGGCGATGTGGTCGATATCGTGGCGCAGGACGGCCGGGTGATCGCGCGCGGGCTGATCGAATATGATAGCGAAGCGGCGGCAAAGATCGCGGGCAAGCGCAGCGACGACATTGCGGCGCTGCTGGGCGAAATGCCGCGATCGGTGCTGGTCCATCGCGACCATATGGCGATGGTCTGA
- the obgE gene encoding GTPase ObgE, translating to MHFLDQAKIYIKSGWGGPGAVSFRREKYEEYGGPDGGNGGKGGDIIFEAVQGLNTLIDFRYTQHFKAQRGTPGMGKNRYGAGGKDLIIKVPVGTQILSDPKPIEGSEDEDGIPDYEDQDVLADFTEVGQRVTFLRGGDGGRGNMSYKTSTNRAPRQHGTGWPGQEMWVWLRLKLLADVGLVGMPNAGKSTLINQVTNTKAKVGAYAFTTTKPQLGVVLHKDREFVLADIPGLIAGAAEGVGIGDRFLGHIERCRVLLHLIDATVDDPVEAFHIVTEELAAYGEGLDEKPQIVVLNKGDLLGQELMEDIAGQLRDEAGVEDVFIISGATGEGVGPLLDAVLLMMDEDRREAAEEAGKESDGAWSPI from the coding sequence ATGCATTTTCTCGATCAAGCCAAAATCTATATCAAATCCGGCTGGGGCGGCCCCGGCGCGGTCAGTTTTCGTCGCGAAAAATATGAGGAATATGGCGGCCCCGACGGCGGCAATGGCGGCAAGGGCGGCGACATCATCTTCGAAGCGGTGCAGGGCCTCAACACCTTGATCGATTTCCGCTACACCCAGCATTTCAAGGCGCAGCGTGGCACGCCCGGCATGGGCAAGAACCGCTATGGCGCGGGCGGCAAGGATTTGATCATCAAGGTGCCGGTGGGCACCCAGATCCTGTCCGACCCCAAGCCGATCGAAGGCAGCGAGGACGAGGACGGCATCCCCGATTATGAGGACCAGGACGTCCTGGCTGATTTCACCGAGGTCGGGCAGCGCGTGACCTTCCTGCGCGGCGGCGATGGCGGCCGGGGCAACATGTCCTACAAGACCAGCACCAACCGTGCGCCGCGCCAGCATGGCACGGGCTGGCCGGGCCAGGAAATGTGGGTATGGCTGCGGCTGAAGCTGCTGGCCGATGTCGGCCTGGTGGGGATGCCCAATGCAGGCAAGTCTACGCTTATCAACCAGGTGACCAATACCAAGGCGAAGGTCGGCGCCTACGCCTTCACTACCACCAAGCCGCAATTGGGCGTGGTGTTGCACAAGGATCGCGAATTCGTGCTGGCCGACATTCCCGGCCTGATCGCGGGCGCCGCCGAAGGCGTGGGCATCGGCGACCGGTTTTTGGGGCATATCGAGCGGTGTCGCGTGCTTCTGCACCTGATTGACGCCACGGTCGATGATCCGGTCGAGGCGTTTCATATCGTGACCGAAGAACTCGCTGCTTATGGCGAGGGTCTGGATGAAAAGCCGCAGATCGTGGTGCTGAACAAGGGCGACCTGCTGGGGCAGGAGCTGATGGAGGATATTGCCGGACAGCTGCGCGATGAGGCGGGCGTGGAGGATGTGTTCATCATATCCGGTGCGACCGGCGAGGGCGTGGGTCCGCTGCTCGACGCCGTATTGCTGATGATGGACGAGGATAGGCGCGAGGCTGCCGAGGAAGCTGGAAAAGAGAGCGACGGGGCGTGGTCGCCGATCTGA
- a CDS encoding TetR/AcrR family transcriptional regulator, with product MSIKRARLSPDESRLVAVEAARDLLIEAGPQAVTLKAVAGRVGRTHANLLHHFGSAAGLQKALAAHLADTITAKIGEAVDAARRGKVSPRTIVDMTFDAFDREGAGALASWMLASGNEDALDPVVEAIHRLVDKLAATALTPNVAELIRDNTLMLVLLALGDSQLGGAMAAALALPREKAREIATRSLTFALMQEAAAMAAQAKV from the coding sequence ATGTCAATAAAGCGCGCGCGCCTCAGCCCGGATGAAAGTCGCCTCGTCGCCGTGGAGGCGGCGCGCGACCTGCTGATCGAAGCGGGGCCGCAGGCGGTGACATTGAAGGCCGTGGCGGGACGCGTCGGACGGACCCACGCCAATCTGCTGCATCATTTCGGATCGGCGGCGGGATTGCAGAAGGCGCTGGCGGCGCATCTGGCCGACACGATCACGGCGAAGATCGGCGAGGCGGTGGATGCGGCGCGACGCGGGAAGGTCAGCCCGCGCACGATCGTCGACATGACGTTCGATGCGTTCGACCGGGAGGGCGCGGGGGCGCTGGCGAGCTGGATGCTGGCATCGGGCAATGAGGATGCGCTGGACCCGGTGGTGGAAGCGATCCACCGGTTGGTGGACAAGCTGGCGGCTACTGCGCTGACCCCCAATGTCGCTGAACTGATCCGGGACAATACGCTGATGCTGGTGCTGCTGGCGCTGGGCGATTCGCAGCTGGGCGGGGCGATGGCTGCCGCGCTCGCCCTACCGCGCGAAAAAGCGCGCGAAATCGCCACGCGCAGCCTGACTTTCGCGCTGATGCAGGAGGCCGCGGCAATGGCGGCGCAAGCCAAGGTTTAA
- a CDS encoding metal-dependent hydrolase, with protein MTPTDLTITPRDRRFGRDRATARHWLNGDPIATAFFNALSITFPRGEAYFIDSVRAFRDGVPDRLAGEIAAFIKQEVIHSREHLAFNRQVTDHGYDVSRLDADVTMMLDLAKQRPPIASLAATMALEHFTAILAHELLSDPRHLDGADPESAALWRWHAIEEIEHKGVAHDTWVHATRDWSRFRRWWVKTAMMLVVTKHFLHHRARGMMDLLRQDGITGRRAWGGLLRYALVRPGILRRVARPWFGYFLPGFHPWAVDDRALIALADSPYAHARPGGALPSAA; from the coding sequence ATGACCCCGACCGACCTCACCATCACGCCGCGCGACCGCCGTTTCGGACGAGACCGTGCGACGGCGCGACATTGGCTGAACGGCGACCCGATCGCCACGGCTTTCTTTAACGCGCTGTCGATCACCTTCCCGCGCGGCGAAGCCTATTTCATCGACAGCGTCCGCGCCTTCCGCGACGGCGTGCCCGACAGGCTGGCAGGTGAAATCGCCGCCTTCATCAAACAGGAAGTCATCCACAGCCGCGAACATCTCGCCTTCAACCGGCAGGTGACCGACCATGGCTATGACGTCTCGCGCCTCGACGCGGACGTGACGATGATGCTGGACCTCGCCAAACAGCGTCCGCCGATCGCCAGCTTGGCCGCGACCATGGCGCTGGAACATTTCACCGCCATTCTCGCCCATGAACTGCTCAGCGACCCGCGCCATCTCGACGGCGCCGACCCGGAAAGCGCAGCGTTGTGGCGCTGGCACGCGATCGAGGAGATCGAGCATAAGGGCGTCGCGCACGACACCTGGGTCCACGCCACGCGTGACTGGAGCCGGTTCAGGCGCTGGTGGGTGAAGACCGCGATGATGCTGGTCGTGACGAAGCATTTCCTGCACCACCGCGCCCGCGGCATGATGGACCTGCTGCGGCAGGACGGCATTACCGGCCGCCGCGCCTGGGGCGGGCTACTGCGCTATGCGCTGGTCCGGCCGGGCATATTGCGCCGTGTGGCGCGGCCATGGTTCGGCTATTTCCTGCCTGGCTTCCATCCCTGGGCGGTGGACGACCGCGCGCTCATTGCGCTCGCCGACAGCCCCTATGCGCATGCGCGGCCAGGCGGCGCGCTCCCCTCGGCCGCTTGA
- a CDS encoding GNAT family N-acetyltransferase: MSTAPTLETSRLILRPHRIQDYAACRTLWADPDVVRHIGGVPLDSQAVWFRILRYAGMWSLLGYGMWVIEARDSGAFLGEAGLLSAQRGLPELDGVPEAGWVLGPQAWGRGIATEAMQAILDWSDAHVAAASTRCIIDPDNAASIKVAEKLGFAVLTDTELAGKPTRVFDRPRATTGRATNLGAIG, encoded by the coding sequence ATGTCCACTGCGCCCACGCTCGAAACTAGCCGCCTGATCCTCCGCCCCCACAGGATCCAGGATTATGCCGCCTGCCGCACGCTCTGGGCCGACCCGGATGTCGTCCGCCACATTGGCGGCGTCCCGCTCGACAGCCAGGCGGTCTGGTTCCGCATCCTGCGCTATGCCGGCATGTGGTCGCTGCTCGGTTACGGCATGTGGGTGATCGAGGCGCGCGACAGCGGCGCTTTCCTGGGCGAAGCTGGGTTGCTCAGCGCGCAGCGGGGTCTGCCCGAACTGGATGGCGTGCCGGAAGCTGGCTGGGTGCTCGGCCCGCAAGCCTGGGGCAGGGGGATCGCCACCGAAGCAATGCAGGCGATCCTCGACTGGAGCGACGCCCATGTCGCGGCCGCCTCCACCCGCTGCATCATCGATCCAGACAATGCGGCCTCTATCAAAGTAGCGGAGAAGCTGGGCTTTGCCGTTCTGACCGACACAGAACTGGCCGGAAAGCCGACCCGCGTTTTTGATCGACCCAGAGCAACGACCGGTCGCGCGACCAATTTGGGAGCAATCGGATGA